The DNA region aagcaCTCATTATTTCGATCCAGAGTAGAAACAAAAAGCAATCAATCAGTAAATCAATCATTGAAAAGTAACCGAAAGTTTAACAATACtttcaatttaaatgtttatttttaaatttggatatcGTAtaggttttctaaaaaaaaaccgttttaaCCAGTTCCCttatcaattttgtaaattttgatattgaatttttgaatcaatgttgATTTATCTAGTTGTCAGATTCAACcgtttaaatatatatatatatttttttttcaatgaaaaactcattttgaTATGGTTCTATGTTTTTGACCACTTATTTTAAGTTCAATGTTTGCAGAAACATATTTGGAACGATTGACCAATAGAGTATAAGTTCCCCTAATAAAATCCGTAGTATCAGTTCAATAgagcgaatctgcgtttgtaaacagaGCCCTTTTGCTCAAGTGTCAGTTCACGTCAAGGAAGAGGgagatagactgcttgtttacaatcgTGATTCTGCGattttcgccctattgaactgttactacgcaaatcaacaacaacaacacctttgcaattgccgttcaagagccaaacgacatgcgacacctagtgttgagtagcagaacaaagcgaagaatgtcgattgaaatttccgccctttgaggttatgtatgcgaattctgttttgttaaattccagcgttcaaaacaacttttgagcaaaaatttgaaatgatgctttgttaacttttgatgctctatcatttttaacaatatatttttttcaaaattattatttttcgaaaaaaaattattgcgtTAACTTTTAGACACTCGTaccactttatttttttctcaaaagttgttctaagagctgtaaattcaattttaagttggcattcctatgtaaccgaacagcgaaaatttgaatcgtcattcttcgatgctttgcgccatctgtcggagtttttgagcttttaatcgcgaataacttaaatcaaaatttcttggatttaTTTGTTAGCAATTTCAgtactttttcatgttttcaaaatgtaaaaaagtttttctgtttttttttcattcagaaagaACAACGATTGGAATTCATTCGATATTAAGGTTTCCAACAACTGAAAATCATGCTTTATCTATAGTTATTTActcatactcacaaaaaatcaagaataacatttgaaaaaacagtATATAAAATGACTTAAagaatttagtaaaaaaataataaaatatcatgcaaatttGTGTCAAATGCATCttatatttattttggatttttaatgccttaatagtagtttatgcaacaagttgcaaaaagaagattttttcagcacgagttgtacatttatccaacgaggtttaccgagttggataaatacgacgagtgctgataaatcaagttttgcaacgagttgcttacaacattttttgcaatttcgaaaaacgcgGAActatatgtcaaacattcatgtgttgattaaattcatcgttcaaaacaaaaaaatattgaaaaatgttacttttcaatactagtgttgaaaagttcaacttttcagcacccatttcagtgctgaaaagtagaacttttcagcactgttattgaaaggtattaattttccattctgttatttttggtagggaaaagtaggccgtttcggttttccagaagggcaggaaaagttgacagtttcacagtggaattgcaaaaaagttcttttcatttttaaatagatTGAAAATGTGAAAGGAACCTTaagttaaagtttttaaagaaaattttagtgaatttaatttgaaaattgtaatttttttacagttaaaaaataattttcaaacaagtatgctaaggattcccgactttttaataaaaaataacaaattcccGACTGTTTCCTAtgttttggcggattttggtgaattcccgactttttcctgactttcccgattttttgaaacatttttggtaccttcggcatgcccaaagaaaccattttgtatcgttagtttgtccatataatttttccatacaaaattggcagctgtccatacaaaaatgatgcatgaaaattgaaaaatctgtatcttttgaaggaattttatgatcgatttggtatcttcggcaaagttgtaggtatgaataaggactacactgggaaaaaaatacacgctaatttttttttattaaactttttgtcactaaaacttgatttgcaaaaaaaaaccctttttaatttatttttattttttttgtatgttttagaggacatcaaatgccaatttttcagaaatttccaggttgtgcaaaaaatctttgaccgagttatgaatttttgaatcagtactgatttttttcaaaaaatcgaaatgttggtcgcaaaattttgtccacttcatttttcgatgcaaaatcaaatttgattttttgcacattcgaaaatttctgaaaaattggcatttgatgtcctctaaaacatatcagaaaataaaaaaaaaataaaatagtgtttttttgcaaacttgATTTAGTGACAaagagttaaataaaaaatcaccaatttttcccagtgtagtccgtatccatacctactactttaccgaagacaccaaatcgataaaaaaaatctttcaaaagatactgatttttgaattttcatgcatcatttttgtatggacagctgccaaatttgtatggaaaattatatggacaaactaatgatgcaaaatggcttctttgggcataccgaaggtaccaaaaatgtttgaagacaaaaaaagatttcctttttttcaatgTACACTCATTTTGCAAACTATTACATTAGCTCTGGTGTGTATTGGgtttaaaagagaaaaaaaaaacacattttatattTGAACGCAAAAATTACCGATTGGACGCACAATTATATTCTTACTaaatctaaataaataaataaagttaaaataaactGACATCgagttatgaaaataaaaattcttattttttttatctttgaggcAGAGCAATTCTCCCAGGAAtccttaattatttatttttttcatttggaaacgaAACagattaattttatattttgagtccttttgaaatatcagtctaaaatatatttttatacatCAGAAAGATTGGGAAATTTCACGAGTTAATAAACAGTTGCAGAGATATCGGAATTTATAGCTGAGTGCAATTTGGgtgattatcaaaaaaaaacttttttcctgtttcttttcgtgacTGTATATTTCAGCAATCATTTTCAAAGTTTCTTAGACAAATTTATATGGCATTTTTGAACCTCTTGTAATAAAATCAGATATGGGTAAAAtgtaagactttttcaaatattgacaaaaagaagacctaaaaaaaacttgtacatTGGACAGttagacattttaaaacattgtcgatcaagattttaatttttattataaattttgggaccatacacacttagattttttaccgaattcggtagttgaaagATCGGTAAATTTTAGATCGgaaaaccatctgtcaaaatgaacaaaatgttaccgaatttcggttgtacgatgaacaataatgaaGTTTATTACCGTatttcggtaagtttttaccgaatttggtaattttcagtttaccgaactgttcagcTGTTGAAAATCggtaaactttaccgaattcggtaaaaaaaactaTGTGTGTAAACTGAACAATATTaaatcattttacaaaaaaaggttcgttaactttttgatattttgcacACATTTGACagccgaaatatttttttcttgttcacTAAAGTTCTACCAAATAATGCACAATAAAGTCGTGCATGATTTACTTCTAATTATTCGTTTAATCTCAGAACTTGACAACAACAAAACGGATAATAATCATAACTAAAATCTAAGGCGTAGAAGCTTGGGTCCAAgcattttttccagattttttttttatattacaatataattttaacagagaaaaaaaatattgatttcgttttgataaagtttgatgaatatttgtttttcaactcaaaaaaaaatctcgtttttcAGTCGAATTCCTTAGTTTTTCCCGGTTTCTCCCGGTGGAATCAAATTCTCGACTTTTTCCAGGTTTTTGTTTCTCGAGGTGGTCACCCTGATTTTAGTACAGACCTCTTTCTAGTACCGAATCATACAACCTCGTTAAGAACTGGTTATGTttgaagaatggaaaaactgaCAATAATAGTACAAGAATTCTGATGTTTatcttatttttcttttaagcagctgattttggaactgaaaaaattatacaaaaaaacttataaattattttgaaataatctttttatatgtttgaattttggacttttttctcattttctaaCTTTAAACCGTTTGGTATTCATCCTTTTGCTTCACATCCCTTCCAGTTagctaaatttttttaactgacGATATTTCGGCAAATAtagactttttgaaatgtttggttcCCAACTTCAAATTCATCTAATTTTCCCCTTCCTTCTTTCCCTGCAGCACATCGGCTCCCGCGAGGGCGTCTCCAACAAGATCGACGCCGACACGCGCGTCCGCATCGACGAGATGAACCGCGCCCTGAACACGCACAAGGAGCACGTCATCCTGGACGTGCTGAACTTTGCTTACGCCATCGAGGCCAAGATGCACAAAAACTACCGCGACTAGGGCGGGGGAACGCGCAACGACCGGGGGCAAACGATGttgattttcattatttgtcttttttttgtttttgttttaacttttttttggtatGATCAGAACAGCGATCAgtgttaatttttaatttttagctgTAAATAAGAACATGTAAGAAAGGAAACGCTTTAGGTTAAGGCAATAAACGTAAGATAAGATAACTAAGAAGAGGGTGTTTGTGTTTCACTGTCTTATCTTCCCGTCGTTCACCACGAGATAAGGAATTTCTCAATCTTTTTTCACGGCAGTAAGCAACGCTCAACTTGCTTGAGTTGCTCATGTCTACTTATCTAGGAGAAATGTTTTCAGGGgaagtattttatttatttacacaGTCACGACAATTCTCACATCTTTCGCATTCATCCATCCGAAACGGAGAAATCCAAGAaaattacaacaacaaaaagattCAAACTACTCTCAAcgatcacacacacacgcacacttacTAAAGGTCCACCTTGTTGTTGAGCGCCGAATAGCCGACCGGAATTTCACGCATTTCCGTCTTCAGGCACAGGAACTCGCCGCCGACGCACATGAGGGCCGTGCAGACCGCGTTCAGCAGCCACCAGCTGATGGTCGCGGGGAAGGCGCTGTTGTACCACCAGCACACCACCAGGTGGATGACGTGAAAGGTCACGGCAAAGTCCAGACACAGCTTGGTCCGGCGGACGACGAACCAGAGCGCGCCCGAGCCGACCAGCGAGTTGAGCACGAACGCGAAGATCACCAGCCGGCCGCCCAGGTCGGTCACGTGGATCTCCTAGAAGGAAAGAGGGGGCGAAATGAgatcaatcaatcaatttttaacGATAGTTCGCAAGGAAGATTCGGACAATATtactatcacaatatctgaaatccggccttcaaaaattgataacttttgatagggttgtcagatcctcgatgttttaggctcatttgaaaggtttttcaattatctaactaacgataggtcgcatgatggacccggacagctttaaaaaatagaattgtTTCCCGATTGGGTCCATGAATGCATCAATTTCTAATGATCGGGATGACTGTCAATCGATAAATTGAGATTAATGAGAACTTAACAATTTTTCAGATTCCTTTACCCGGACGTCACACCATAATGTCGACCATCAACTCCGAGTGTGACCAATCctttcaaaatggccattttcattaccagtatcaaaaaccatgcattttgatacccatattgccaaaatcgTATGggtcggtaaatgtccccccggggcACTGGccgctccgggtgtggccactATCCTAAAAGATTgttcccaaccccattgccccacaTCATTTCTGTATTCCATAGCATCTTGGAACCCCTCTCAAGTtcgtgcacaaactgtgtcttttaacgtgtgtgtgtgtgtgtgtgtgtaaacgTAAGGTCAGTCTTTGATAAAAGTCTGATGGGCACTAAATCCTCCTCTGTTAGCCTTGCGTTGCGTAGCAGACATCATCTCTGCTTGGGACGTAAGATTCAAGTACCTAGAATGTCACGTCGATAGCATGCGATGGTAACGCACGACAACCTACAAAAAAATTAGATTGACGTTATGACAAAGTCCTTTGTCGAAACTGCCAGTCGGCTTGTTTCCAAAAATTCCGAACCAAATGCCAGATGTCGGATAATCAGGGATGTGCCATGTATGCCTAAACGTCTGTTGCCTGTGACTTAACGGACCAAACAAGTCTGAGTAAACAATCTCTAAAGGTCTGTTTGCTCACGCCTCTAATGTTTTGAACGGAGTTCTTGCATGTTTTCCTTCACCACAAGCCTTACAATCATTAATCGCTCGCTTTTTGTCGATTGCATCTTCAATCCAGCCAGCTTACAAAGAGAGCATAATTTTCGAAAACTCTTAC from Culex quinquefasciatus strain JHB chromosome 3, VPISU_Cqui_1.0_pri_paternal, whole genome shotgun sequence includes:
- the LOC6039409 gene encoding protein SYS1 homolog produces the protein MKKLTGTFRTSVWDPYLLVAQIVAMQALLYASLGTVMFVMDLFAEANHTLDHIFEYHEIHVTDLGGRLVIFAFVLNSLVGSGALWFVVRRTKLCLDFAVTFHVIHLVVCWWYNSAFPATISWWLLNAVCTALMCVGGEFLCLKTEMREIPVGYSALNNKVDL